One stretch of Saccharopolyspora erythraea DNA includes these proteins:
- a CDS encoding SDR family NAD(P)-dependent oxidoreductase gives MGQLDGKTAIVTGGNSGIGLASAKRFAAEGAHVFITGRRQEALDAALSEIGSNATGVRGDVSDLADIDRLYAAVADQGRRVDVLFANAGGGEFSTLEQVTEEHFDTIFGTNARGMLFTVQKALPLLNDGASVILTGSTAAGSGGEAFGVYAASKAAIRSFSRTWANELRHRKIRVNTLVPGPIATPGSAGLAPNPDEAAKLWGLFASQVPLGRMGRPDEAADAALFLAGDQSSFVTGTELFVDGGLNQV, from the coding sequence ATGGGGCAACTTGACGGAAAGACCGCCATCGTCACCGGCGGCAACAGTGGAATCGGATTGGCCAGCGCTAAGCGATTCGCAGCCGAGGGCGCGCATGTGTTCATTACCGGGCGACGGCAGGAGGCGCTTGATGCTGCACTGTCCGAGATCGGTTCGAACGCCACGGGAGTCCGGGGCGATGTGTCCGATCTCGCCGATATCGACCGGCTTTACGCTGCCGTCGCCGACCAGGGGCGGCGGGTGGATGTGCTCTTCGCCAACGCCGGCGGTGGCGAGTTCTCCACCCTGGAGCAGGTCACCGAAGAGCACTTCGACACCATCTTCGGCACCAACGCGAGGGGCATGCTCTTCACCGTCCAAAAGGCGCTTCCCCTGCTGAATGACGGAGCCTCGGTGATCCTCACCGGCTCCACCGCGGCGGGTTCCGGTGGCGAAGCGTTCGGCGTCTATGCCGCGTCCAAGGCAGCCATCCGTTCTTTTTCCCGAACCTGGGCCAATGAGCTCAGGCATCGCAAGATCCGTGTCAACACGCTGGTCCCCGGGCCCATCGCAACACCTGGCAGCGCTGGTCTGGCCCCCAATCCGGATGAGGCGGCCAAGCTGTGGGGCTTGTTCGCGAGCCAGGTTCCCCTGGGCCGCATGGGCCGCCCAGATGAGGCAGCCGACGCGGCGCTCTTCCTCGCCGGCGACCAAAGCAGTTTCGTCACCGGTACCGAACTCTTCGTCGACGGCGGCCTCAACCAGGTCTGA